The following proteins are co-located in the Fluviicola sp. genome:
- a CDS encoding SRPBCC domain-containing protein produces MKKEIKTAIIIEATPGRVWEVLTGFQQYPKWNPFIKSVQGTVKTGEKIVVRLEPPGAKGMTFKPKVLAFETNREFRWIGSLIFPGLFDGEHRFELIDNGNGTTTFIQAEKFKGILVRMLSKMLDGSTLNGFRAMNEQLKIEAEK; encoded by the coding sequence ATGAAAAAGGAAATCAAAACAGCTATTATTATTGAGGCAACTCCCGGCCGCGTATGGGAAGTATTGACCGGCTTTCAGCAATACCCGAAATGGAATCCCTTTATCAAATCCGTTCAGGGAACCGTGAAAACAGGAGAAAAGATCGTTGTGAGGCTGGAGCCGCCAGGAGCAAAAGGAATGACTTTTAAGCCAAAGGTACTAGCTTTTGAAACCAACCGGGAATTCCGGTGGATTGGCAGTTTGATCTTCCCGGGATTATTTGACGGCGAACACCGCTTCGAACTCATTGACAACGGAAACGGAACCACGACTTTTATCCAGGCAGAGAAATTCAAAGGTATTTTGGTACGTATGCTCTCAAAGATGTTGGACGGCAGTACATTGAATGGTTTCCGGGCAATGAATGAACAATTGAAAATAGAAGCGGAAAAGTAA
- a CDS encoding T9SS type A sorting domain-containing protein yields the protein MKQIVTYVSALVLAASTSFGQSTLTVDCYNSNSIYNLYSIDDQVIEYATYGNELAFYVAVIDPATCTPWGTSYNGANTDHSFGNFNENGAYRQRVEYFFAFSMTDSVQLAGMTNMLQTIPAGHSILVYTPITYSYTDVNTVNSNLIQELESRWAPNIIQGNDIMILYGEQGNASSYVEEITQDSGKVSFTTAICNSPLSVNAETIEPKLVVKQDGTTFTLNPNLQTDELQIVDAAGKQVSFVKTDHTIQLQGASAGIYVFQATAAGKTYRSKQLVSF from the coding sequence ATGAAACAAATCGTTACCTACGTTTCTGCCCTTGTTTTGGCAGCTTCTACTTCTTTCGGGCAATCCACATTAACGGTTGATTGCTACAATTCGAATTCCATTTACAATTTATATTCAATCGATGATCAGGTCATTGAATATGCCACATATGGCAATGAACTAGCGTTTTACGTGGCGGTGATCGATCCTGCAACCTGTACGCCCTGGGGAACGAGTTACAACGGTGCCAATACGGATCACTCTTTTGGCAATTTCAACGAAAATGGTGCGTACCGGCAACGTGTGGAGTACTTTTTTGCTTTCAGTATGACGGATTCTGTGCAGCTTGCCGGAATGACAAATATGCTTCAGACTATTCCAGCCGGACATTCCATACTTGTTTATACTCCGATAACATACAGTTACACAGATGTAAATACTGTGAACTCCAACCTGATCCAAGAGTTGGAAAGCAGATGGGCGCCGAATATCATCCAGGGAAATGACATCATGATCCTTTACGGCGAACAGGGAAATGCGAGTTCGTATGTAGAAGAAATCACCCAGGATAGCGGCAAGGTTTCATTCACCACAGCGATCTGTAATTCCCCTTTATCAGTAAATGCAGAAACCATCGAACCGAAATTGGTTGTGAAACAGGACGGAACTACGTTTACCCTCAATCCGAACCTTCAAACGGATGAACTCCAAATCGTGGATGCGGCAGGAAAACAAGTGTCATTTGTAAAAACGGACCATACGATTCAATTGCAAGGTGCAAGTGCAGGAATATACGTATTCCAGGCAACAGCTGCAGGGAAAACCTACAGGAGCAAGCAATTGGTTTCGTTCTAG
- a CDS encoding putative peptidoglycan-binding domain-containing protein, with amino-acid sequence MTLEDFINFERKWEGGLSRHASDSASKTPCPTPYKNKTGWHTNAGITYAVWRKKFGKLNDQRFLDMSNADWFIVFDSLYYSKVKAASFNSLSIGFMVTTIAWGSGVRQAGLTLQRAINQKGGAVSVDGVIGTKTITAANAIPPKELFDELVKQRAAFFQRIAKGKNAVFLKGWMNRLNAFVKGFKPV; translated from the coding sequence ATGACACTCGAAGATTTCATCAATTTCGAACGAAAATGGGAAGGCGGACTTAGCAGACACGCTTCCGATTCTGCCAGTAAAACTCCCTGTCCCACTCCTTACAAAAACAAAACCGGCTGGCACACCAACGCCGGGATCACCTATGCTGTTTGGAGAAAAAAATTCGGAAAATTAAACGATCAGCGTTTCCTTGACATGTCCAATGCAGATTGGTTCATTGTTTTCGATTCGTTGTATTATTCCAAAGTAAAGGCAGCCTCGTTCAACTCTTTGTCGATCGGTTTCATGGTAACCACCATTGCGTGGGGTTCGGGAGTAAGACAAGCCGGACTTACCCTGCAACGGGCAATCAACCAAAAAGGCGGAGCAGTTTCCGTAGACGGAGTAATCGGTACTAAAACAATTACAGCGGCAAATGCCATTCCGCCCAAAGAATTGTTCGACGAACTTGTAAAACAGCGGGCAGCTTTCTTTCAGCGCATTGCAAAAGGCAAGAACGCCGTATTCCTGAAAGGATGGATGAACCGCCTGAATGCGTTTGTAAAAGGATTCAAGCCGGTTTGA
- a CDS encoding DUF4199 domain-containing protein translates to MNTKYQHVRYGLYSFAGIAVLFLIMKLFSLENNGYLRFLNVFIVFFFTNRLAKKNRQLDNDDNFLKAFGSLMLANVITVVLSVFSFVIYANFIEPDFINKFDGGIFWNNHVTIGQAAVVLFFEGMASALAVSFMNVLYWNERTPDNKCVPVEPAKE, encoded by the coding sequence ATGAACACGAAATATCAACACGTCCGCTATGGACTTTATAGTTTTGCAGGTATTGCAGTGCTATTTCTGATTATGAAATTATTTTCTTTGGAAAACAACGGTTATTTACGTTTTCTAAACGTTTTCATCGTGTTTTTCTTCACCAACAGACTGGCGAAAAAAAACCGGCAATTGGATAACGACGACAACTTCCTGAAAGCATTCGGCTCGCTGATGCTGGCCAATGTCATCACGGTTGTATTATCGGTATTCAGTTTCGTGATTTACGCCAATTTTATAGAACCTGACTTTATAAACAAGTTTGACGGAGGTATCTTTTGGAATAACCACGTAACAATAGGTCAGGCTGCTGTAGTACTCTTTTTTGAGGGTATGGCAAGCGCCTTAGCAGTATCATTTATGAATGTGCTGTATTGGAACGAAAGAACTCCGGACAACAAGTGTGTTCCTGTGGAACCCGCCAAAGAGTAA
- a CDS encoding DUF2306 domain-containing protein, whose product MRKTAWIFFVIGILYASYLLLLLSLPYLEMRRGIDFLKTKQLIYHIKHWRYSFYIHVFTSILIITSGLFQFSKTILNKRPNIHRISGFIYLVVTLLISGPAALVMSLYANGGYPAQASFVMLSILWLGTTYLAYHYVRKKDYEKHGKWMVRSYALTLSAVSLRLYSYLFDVFYLRMDPVDLYVLLSWLSWTLNLVVAEILIKRGLIKRLLANR is encoded by the coding sequence ATGAGAAAAACGGCCTGGATATTCTTTGTGATAGGAATACTTTATGCTTCGTATTTATTGCTGCTGTTGTCGCTTCCTTACCTGGAAATGCGCCGCGGAATTGATTTCCTGAAAACCAAGCAACTGATTTACCACATCAAACATTGGAGGTACAGTTTTTACATCCATGTATTTACGAGTATCCTGATCATTACCAGCGGTTTGTTCCAGTTCAGTAAAACCATCCTGAATAAACGACCGAACATTCACCGCATATCCGGTTTTATTTACCTGGTGGTTACTTTATTGATCTCCGGACCGGCAGCTTTGGTGATGTCCTTATATGCAAACGGCGGATATCCTGCCCAGGCAAGCTTTGTGATGTTGAGCATTCTCTGGCTGGGAACAACTTACCTGGCTTATCATTACGTGCGCAAAAAAGATTACGAAAAACACGGAAAATGGATGGTGCGCAGTTACGCACTGACCCTATCGGCAGTTTCGCTCAGGCTTTACTCCTATTTATTCGATGTGTTCTACCTGAGAATGGATCCCGTGGATTTGTACGTGCTGCTTTCCTGGCTAAGCTGGACGCTCAACCTGGTTGTAGCGGAAATTTTAATCAAACGCGGACTTATAAAACGTTTATTAGCCAACCGTTGA
- a CDS encoding acyl carrier protein, giving the protein MEEFIIDKIEEIAFSRVGPTDSLWQEKVLDSITIVELVVELEAEFGIKIPFNEIVEDNFETVERIVTYLNSKK; this is encoded by the coding sequence ATGGAAGAATTCATTATCGATAAAATTGAGGAGATTGCTTTTTCAAGAGTCGGACCGACCGATTCGCTTTGGCAGGAAAAAGTACTGGATTCAATTACCATCGTGGAATTGGTAGTGGAACTGGAAGCGGAGTTTGGTATCAAGATTCCGTTTAATGAAATTGTAGAAGATAATTTTGAAACCGTTGAACGCATAGTCACCTATTTGAATTCCAAAAAATGA
- a CDS encoding D-alanyl-lipoteichoic acid biosynthesis protein DltD: MKKILPGLFKYHLIPIAISLGVLYLLNFLLATYYRPAQKPEHIVVSGTAGYERGIIADFYNKQTEIELIGSLSDKQKLTIFGSSELALGEAYSSYYFMPDSIGIPTIAFGHAYHQNLSIACELLAAGDNLNGANVCIILSPGWFETEGTNIEAFLEFVRPDFLRRIIHDPSIPLSNKLRVADFVRDFYSDINNPSVELTYLKNMSLYGRYSWMPGKFNELPLNIIPHVDYQVVSAPKKLEKAKRTVDWASAKKRTEQDFLKTCRNNSSYIDSAYYVDNLLKNGTYRRGKVEPDKSDREFEDFQLVVEILKRHHCKATFVLQPLNPYHFDYMYRFTPIQKRIRQELSRAHFPLLDMYRTDKSRYVPGTLKDIMHPGNRGWIEVSEFLVKRYRHLYE, from the coding sequence ATGAAAAAAATCCTGCCGGGTTTATTCAAGTACCACCTCATTCCAATCGCAATTTCCCTGGGAGTTCTTTATTTGCTGAATTTCCTGTTGGCGACTTATTATAGGCCGGCTCAAAAACCGGAGCACATTGTTGTTTCCGGAACTGCCGGATATGAGCGGGGCATTATTGCCGATTTTTACAACAAGCAAACCGAAATTGAATTGATCGGTTCACTGAGCGATAAACAAAAGCTGACCATTTTCGGTTCTTCTGAATTGGCTTTAGGGGAGGCATATTCGAGTTATTATTTCATGCCGGATAGCATCGGAATACCAACCATTGCTTTCGGGCACGCATATCATCAGAATTTAAGTATAGCCTGTGAATTACTTGCTGCCGGAGATAACCTGAATGGAGCTAATGTATGCATAATACTGAGTCCGGGATGGTTTGAAACCGAAGGAACAAATATCGAAGCCTTTCTGGAATTTGTACGGCCTGATTTTCTGCGCCGGATTATTCATGATCCATCTATTCCGCTAAGCAATAAACTGCGTGTTGCCGATTTTGTGAGGGATTTCTATAGTGATATCAATAATCCTTCCGTAGAATTGACTTACTTGAAGAACATGAGCCTTTACGGAAGATATTCCTGGATGCCGGGGAAATTCAATGAACTTCCGCTGAATATTATCCCGCATGTGGATTATCAGGTGGTTTCCGCTCCGAAAAAGCTGGAAAAAGCAAAGAGAACGGTTGATTGGGCTTCGGCGAAGAAAAGAACGGAGCAAGACTTTCTGAAAACATGCCGGAACAATTCTTCTTACATAGATAGTGCTTACTATGTGGATAATTTATTGAAAAACGGAACGTATAGAAGGGGAAAAGTGGAACCCGATAAGTCTGACCGGGAATTTGAGGACTTTCAACTGGTGGTGGAAATTCTAAAACGACATCATTGCAAGGCGACCTTTGTCCTGCAGCCGCTCAATCCTTACCATTTTGATTACATGTACCGGTTTACGCCAATTCAGAAAAGAATCCGGCAGGAACTTTCCCGGGCACATTTTCCGCTTTTAGATATGTACAGAACCGATAAATCGCGTTACGTACCCGGAACCTTGAAAGACATCATGCATCCCGGAAACAGGGGATGGATAGAAGTGAGTGAATTTTTAGTCAAACGATACCGTCACCTGTATGAATAA
- a CDS encoding MBOAT family O-acyltransferase, with product MGKLNQMLPFTESGFFYFLLLGVALLVICKGLFSRKLKYAYVLAVISLAYIILYFTKPVQILGLMTYCYLIYLLFARVLKYSGLLIPVILLSLPMIFMKTLNILPTGEPGALHTLATIFQIAGISFMTFKVIQLYIDEGQKEERVSVLDFFNFTAFVPTLLIGPIDRFGRFKQNVDNGYESMTSELFLDGLNDLVRGLLYKFIIAHGILVLVLNQLENNGTVLFHLTNMYSYLFYLFFDFAGYSLLAIGFGKMMGIRVPINFNKPFLAVNPKDFWKRWHATLGDWLNDYFFKPIFKELTTKKKFKPIQRQNLALFLTFTLMGFWNGFELHFILSGMLFGLFSITHNYYVYRCKKEGRDVFFGKLSPKAVQFISIFLMFNSVAFAIYVFSGKISYLFDKIF from the coding sequence ATGGGAAAACTGAACCAAATGCTGCCGTTTACGGAGTCCGGTTTTTTCTACTTTCTCTTATTGGGAGTGGCCTTGCTGGTAATTTGTAAAGGGTTGTTTTCCCGGAAACTGAAATATGCATATGTATTGGCAGTGATTAGTTTGGCCTACATTATCCTGTATTTCACGAAGCCGGTCCAGATTTTGGGATTGATGACCTATTGTTACCTGATTTACCTGCTTTTTGCGCGTGTTTTGAAGTATTCCGGTTTATTGATTCCGGTCATCTTGCTTTCCTTGCCGATGATCTTTATGAAAACACTCAACATTCTTCCTACCGGAGAACCGGGAGCTTTACACACATTGGCAACCATTTTCCAGATTGCCGGGATTTCGTTCATGACCTTTAAAGTCATTCAGTTGTATATCGACGAAGGACAAAAAGAGGAACGCGTTTCCGTCCTGGACTTTTTCAATTTCACGGCTTTCGTCCCGACTTTACTGATTGGCCCAATTGACCGTTTCGGGCGATTCAAACAAAACGTGGATAACGGATACGAATCCATGACTTCCGAATTGTTCCTGGATGGATTGAATGACCTGGTTCGCGGACTGTTGTACAAGTTTATCATTGCCCACGGAATCCTGGTTTTGGTATTGAACCAATTGGAGAATAACGGAACAGTGCTTTTCCACCTAACAAATATGTATTCATACCTGTTCTATTTGTTCTTTGATTTTGCCGGTTATTCGCTGCTGGCCATCGGTTTCGGTAAAATGATGGGAATCCGGGTTCCGATCAACTTCAACAAGCCTTTCCTGGCTGTAAACCCGAAAGATTTCTGGAAACGCTGGCATGCCACACTCGGAGACTGGCTGAACGATTACTTCTTCAAGCCGATCTTCAAGGAATTGACCACCAAAAAGAAATTCAAACCGATCCAGAGACAGAATTTAGCCTTGTTCCTCACTTTTACCCTCATGGGATTCTGGAACGGGTTCGAATTGCACTTTATCCTGAGCGGTATGCTCTTCGGACTTTTTTCTATCACGCATAATTACTATGTTTATCGGTGTAAAAAAGAGGGGAGGGATGTGTTTTTCGGGAAATTGTCGCCCAAAGCCGTTCAGTTCATTTCTATTTTCCTGATGTTTAATTCGGTAGCTTTTGCCATTTATGTCTTCAGTGGTAAGATCAGCTACCTGTTTGATAAAATATTCTAA
- a CDS encoding AMP-binding protein — translation MRFCFDSRQFTDQHTDSGKLAVVGENGEITWAEFESRVANFCTFFKSKGWDKLEFPVILYGHKQVEMIVAVYGLMQLQVPYIPADVIYPKNRVESIKQISKTNLIINCSDEELDFSDVSILSFRNNTLEILQEAEMILAAEKPADPLVYLIFTSGSTGEPKGVQISTEAVRDFTQWMREDFGFQPHDVFINIAVLSFDLSVYELMSFGAIGATLLLNSKTVSENPDLLMDRIQKYQGSIWVSTPSFSFIYSRIDEVSRLESIRYFLFCGELLPHSLAKTLVEKFPKAIVYNTYGPTEATVATTMIRIDEAVLEKHPVLPVGKSKPRSRIVIDRDEIVIVGKNVSLGYLNRPDLNVEKFITIDDERAFKTGDQGYLEDDVLFFKGRNDDQVKLHGFRIELNEITSVLNDLSFVLQAETIPLKRNGEVKKIVSLVQLKSGLEEHTDWKAEILEGLNRKLPYYMIPSDFKFIDKMPLNQNGKADKKMLEQIYLAKS, via the coding sequence ATGAGGTTTTGCTTTGATTCCAGGCAATTTACAGATCAGCATACAGATTCCGGAAAACTGGCCGTTGTTGGCGAGAACGGAGAAATTACATGGGCGGAATTCGAGTCGCGCGTAGCGAATTTTTGTACGTTTTTCAAAAGCAAAGGCTGGGATAAACTGGAATTCCCGGTAATCCTTTACGGCCATAAGCAGGTCGAAATGATCGTGGCGGTTTACGGATTAATGCAACTGCAGGTTCCTTACATTCCTGCTGATGTGATTTACCCGAAAAACCGCGTGGAGTCGATCAAACAGATCTCAAAAACGAACCTGATCATTAATTGTTCGGACGAAGAACTGGATTTCAGCGACGTTTCGATCCTGTCGTTCCGGAACAATACGCTTGAAATTTTGCAGGAAGCAGAAATGATACTTGCGGCGGAAAAACCGGCAGATCCGTTGGTTTACCTAATTTTCACATCCGGAAGTACCGGAGAACCGAAAGGAGTGCAGATCAGTACGGAGGCCGTTCGCGATTTTACCCAGTGGATGCGCGAGGATTTCGGGTTTCAGCCGCACGATGTTTTCATCAATATTGCCGTTTTGAGTTTTGACCTTTCGGTGTACGAACTGATGTCTTTCGGGGCGATCGGGGCAACGCTTTTACTGAATTCCAAAACTGTATCCGAAAACCCGGATCTGTTGATGGACAGGATCCAAAAATACCAGGGGTCCATTTGGGTTTCAACACCATCGTTTTCCTTTATTTATTCCCGCATCGATGAGGTAAGCCGCCTGGAAAGCATCCGGTATTTCCTGTTTTGCGGAGAATTACTTCCGCACAGCCTGGCAAAAACATTGGTGGAAAAGTTCCCGAAAGCAATTGTTTACAATACCTACGGACCAACTGAAGCAACGGTTGCCACAACCATGATCCGGATCGATGAAGCCGTTTTGGAAAAACACCCGGTTTTACCGGTGGGAAAATCCAAGCCGAGAAGCCGAATAGTAATCGACCGGGATGAAATTGTGATCGTAGGAAAGAATGTTTCACTCGGATATTTGAACCGTCCGGACCTGAATGTAGAGAAATTCATCACCATAGATGACGAAAGAGCCTTTAAAACAGGAGATCAGGGATACCTGGAAGACGATGTGTTGTTTTTCAAAGGCAGAAATGACGACCAGGTGAAGCTGCACGGTTTCCGGATCGAATTGAATGAAATTACTTCCGTTCTCAACGATTTGAGCTTTGTGTTGCAAGCCGAAACGATTCCTTTGAAGCGAAACGGGGAAGTGAAGAAAATTGTGAGCCTGGTCCAATTAAAAAGCGGGTTGGAAGAACACACGGATTGGAAAGCGGAAATACTGGAAGGATTGAACAGGAAACTGCCTTATTACATGATTCCTTCCGACTTTAAATTCATTGATAAAATGCCTCTGAACCAGAATGGTAAGGCCGATAAAAAAATGCTGGAGCAGATCTATCTTGCAAAAAGCTGA
- a CDS encoding DUF4290 domain-containing protein has product MEYNTTRPKLLLPEYGRNVQEMISHAMEIADRDERNKAARAIIEVMGQLNPHLRDVDDFRHKLWTHLFVMSDFKLEVDSPYEIPKPETLTSKPEQMTYPKGRIKYGHYGKYTQEILKDAKNMTEADERDYLKITMANFMKKQYLAYNNDAVENHVIANQLRDLSQGELILENPDELMNTNLILKSFGIQPNKRPKKNQKNQKNFKGKNQNRNKN; this is encoded by the coding sequence ATGGAATACAACACCACGAGACCGAAGTTATTACTTCCGGAGTATGGTAGAAACGTACAAGAAATGATTTCTCACGCGATGGAAATCGCAGATCGCGACGAACGCAACAAAGCAGCCAGAGCAATTATTGAAGTCATGGGACAATTGAATCCGCATTTACGTGACGTAGATGATTTCAGACACAAGTTATGGACACATTTGTTCGTGATGTCTGACTTCAAACTGGAGGTCGATTCTCCTTATGAAATTCCAAAGCCGGAAACATTGACAAGCAAGCCGGAACAAATGACCTATCCGAAAGGACGGATCAAGTACGGACATTACGGGAAATACACACAGGAAATCCTGAAAGATGCAAAAAACATGACGGAAGCCGATGAGCGTGATTATTTGAAGATCACCATGGCTAATTTCATGAAAAAGCAGTACTTGGCTTACAACAATGATGCGGTGGAAAATCACGTGATCGCCAATCAGTTGAGAGACCTTTCGCAAGGCGAATTGATCCTGGAAAACCCGGATGAATTGATGAATACCAACCTGATCCTGAAATCGTTCGGAATTCAACCGAATAAACGCCCGAAGAAGAATCAGAAAAATCAAAAAAACTTTAAAGGAAAAAACCAAAATCGTAATAAGAATTAA
- the murA gene encoding UDP-N-acetylglucosamine 1-carboxyvinyltransferase translates to MSSFEIYGGKKLKGELTVQGAKNEALQVLCAPLLTAEKVTISNIPDIVDVNKLIDLLQTMGVKIEKVERGTYIFQAKDIDLAYLETEDFKKRAASLRGSIMIVGPLLARFGKGFIPKPGGDKIGRRRLDTHFEGFALLGAKFNYDAGEHFYSIEAKKLKGTYIHLDEASVTGTANVIMAAVLAEGTTTFYNAACEPYIQQLCKMLNSMGAKISGISSNLLTIEGVKELGGCYHRILPDMIEIGSFIGLAAMTQSEITIKDVSWENLGVIPNTFRRLGIKLERRGDDIYIPAQESYEIDTFIDGSILTIYDAPWPGFTPDLLSIILVVATQAKGSVLIHQKMFESRLFFTDKLIDMGAQIILCDPHRATVIGLGRQHKLRGIQMTSPDIRAGVSLLIAALSAEGKSVIHNIEQIDRGYQDIDIRLRNLGADIRRVN, encoded by the coding sequence ATGTCGTCTTTTGAAATTTACGGAGGAAAGAAGCTAAAAGGAGAATTGACGGTACAAGGTGCAAAGAATGAAGCTCTACAGGTTTTATGTGCGCCTTTGCTGACCGCTGAAAAAGTGACTATTTCAAATATTCCGGATATCGTGGATGTGAACAAGTTGATTGACTTGTTGCAAACGATGGGAGTGAAGATTGAGAAAGTAGAGCGCGGTACTTATATTTTCCAGGCAAAAGATATTGATCTGGCTTACCTGGAAACCGAAGATTTCAAAAAAAGAGCGGCATCTCTTAGAGGTTCCATTATGATCGTTGGGCCTTTATTGGCCCGTTTCGGGAAAGGATTTATTCCAAAACCGGGAGGTGACAAGATTGGTCGCCGTAGACTGGATACGCATTTCGAAGGATTTGCCTTGCTGGGTGCGAAATTCAATTACGATGCAGGCGAGCATTTTTACTCGATCGAAGCAAAGAAATTAAAAGGAACATACATCCATTTGGATGAAGCTTCCGTAACCGGAACTGCAAACGTGATCATGGCGGCGGTTTTGGCTGAAGGAACGACCACATTCTATAACGCAGCTTGTGAGCCTTACATTCAGCAATTGTGTAAAATGCTGAATTCCATGGGAGCAAAGATTTCCGGTATCAGTTCCAACTTGCTGACAATCGAAGGGGTAAAGGAATTGGGAGGTTGTTACCACCGCATTTTGCCGGATATGATCGAAATCGGAAGTTTTATCGGTTTGGCGGCAATGACGCAGTCGGAAATTACCATCAAGGATGTAAGCTGGGAAAACCTGGGCGTTATTCCGAATACGTTCAGAAGATTGGGAATCAAACTGGAGCGGAGAGGAGACGATATCTACATTCCGGCTCAGGAATCTTATGAGATCGATACCTTCATCGACGGGTCTATTCTGACCATTTACGATGCACCATGGCCGGGATTCACCCCGGATTTATTGTCGATCATCCTGGTGGTGGCAACGCAGGCAAAAGGAAGTGTATTGATCCACCAGAAAATGTTTGAATCCCGTTTGTTCTTCACGGATAAACTGATCGATATGGGAGCACAGATCATTTTGTGTGACCCGCATCGCGCAACCGTTATCGGATTGGGAAGACAGCATAAATTACGGGGAATCCAAATGACATCCCCGGATATCCGTGCAGGAGTTTCCCTGTTGATCGCAGCACTTTCGGCAGAAGGAAAAAGTGTTATTCACAATATTGAACAAATTGACAGAGGTTACCAGGATATCGATATTCGTTTGAGAAACCTGGGAGCTGATATTCGTCGTGTAAATTAA
- a CDS encoding TlpA disulfide reductase family protein, giving the protein MKNSIIILSTLLFVALGSSSFKALKPMPGIGTKAPEIALTGVDGKVVKLSSLKGKMVLIDFWASWCGPCRKENPNVVEAYGKYKNTKFKNAKGFEVFSVSLDRDETKWKEAIKADGLIWKSHVWDKANEAGKAYNVQFIPSAFLIDGEGKIVASGEALRGLGLHVELDKCKK; this is encoded by the coding sequence ATGAAAAATTCAATCATCATTCTTTCTACCTTGTTATTCGTAGCACTGGGTTCATCGTCTTTCAAAGCATTGAAACCTATGCCAGGTATTGGTACAAAAGCACCTGAAATCGCTTTAACTGGCGTTGACGGAAAAGTGGTAAAGCTGTCTTCCCTGAAAGGAAAGATGGTATTAATTGACTTTTGGGCTTCCTGGTGCGGACCATGCAGAAAAGAAAACCCGAATGTGGTAGAAGCGTATGGAAAATACAAGAACACGAAATTCAAGAATGCCAAAGGATTTGAAGTGTTTTCGGTTTCCCTGGACCGCGATGAAACAAAATGGAAAGAAGCGATCAAAGCAGATGGCCTGATTTGGAAAAGCCACGTTTGGGACAAGGCAAATGAAGCCGGAAAAGCATACAACGTTCAATTCATTCCGAGTGCTTTCCTGATTGACGGTGAAGGGAAAATCGTAGCGTCAGGAGAGGCTCTAAGAGGATTGGGCTTGCATGTGGAATTGGATAAGTGCAAGAAATAG
- a CDS encoding methionine-R-sulfoxide reductase → MKNYLIICSLFVGLTACSQEQTKTNSPSPKKETKYNKLTPQEESVILFKNTDRAFTGDYYQKTDKGVYICKQCNNPLYKSDDKFESHCGWPSFDDEIDGSVIRVPDADGMRTEIICANCKGHLGHVFTGEGFTDKDTRHCVNTSSIQFYPSKDLDKLPKVIK, encoded by the coding sequence ATGAAAAACTATTTAATTATTTGCAGCTTGTTTGTCGGATTGACAGCTTGTTCCCAGGAGCAAACCAAAACCAATTCGCCTTCCCCGAAAAAAGAAACAAAATACAATAAGTTAACCCCGCAGGAGGAAAGTGTTATTCTTTTTAAGAACACAGATCGCGCTTTTACCGGGGATTATTACCAAAAGACGGATAAAGGAGTTTACATCTGTAAGCAGTGTAACAATCCGCTCTATAAATCAGACGATAAATTTGAATCTCATTGCGGCTGGCCAAGTTTCGATGACGAAATTGACGGTTCCGTAATCCGCGTTCCCGATGCAGACGGAATGCGTACAGAGATCATTTGTGCTAATTGCAAGGGACATTTGGGACATGTTTTCACCGGAGAAGGGTTTACGGATAAAGATACCCGTCATTGTGTGAACACCAGTTCCATTCAGTTCTATCCTTCCAAAGATTTGGACAAACTTCCGAAAGTGATTAAGTAA